One window from the genome of Montipora foliosa isolate CH-2021 chromosome 5, ASM3666993v2, whole genome shotgun sequence encodes:
- the LOC138002239 gene encoding uncharacterized protein, whose amino-acid sequence MEEMKDHLVATETDCTSGPQFDVRLWQCFLKAKGVPQALSVICLNPTEVRLQSYLDLAPVCIIRYTLTDRAINILRNIMESDCADIMNKCHIHVALVGSQFDRELCGNKNTSKVDDIEVRLLQPMMSSIKMVDGAFLAGHELEQPGIPDLRRAVIDAIEAVEALRAQRDILRTNRELKRTQEQELQLAELEDRRKQVKQTDDDAGGESAEVTLEETVVDSEEVRQRRIKMFTQEREVPRNRDTEGEEDQDNSGTVMFDTTL is encoded by the exons ATGGAAGAAATGAAGGATCATCTGGTTGCAACCGAAACTG ATTGCACTAGTGGTCCACAATTTGATGTCAGACTGTGGCAATGCTTTTTGAAGGCCAAGGGGGTCCCACAAGCATTGTCAGTAATCTGTCTTAATCCAACTGAG GTGCGGCTGCAGAGTTACTTAGATTTGGCTCCTGTCTGTATAATCAGGTACACTCTGACAGACAGAGCGATCAATATTTTAAG AAATATCATGGAGTCAGACTGTGCTGACATAATGAATAAGTGCCACATTCATGTGGCCCTCGTCGGGTCACAGTTTGACAGAGAAC TGTGTGGTAACAAGAATACATCGAAGGTGGATGACATTGAGGTGAGGCTTCTGCAACCAATGATGTCCTCAATAAAGATGGTCGATGGAGCCTTTTTAGCAG GACATGAGCTAGAGCAGCCTGGCATCCCAGACCTGAGGAGGGCAGTGATTGATGCAATCGAAGCTGTTGAGGCCCTCCGTGCACAGAG AGATATTCTCAGGACCAATAGGGAACTGAAAAGGACCCAAGAACAAGAGCTGCAGTTGGCG GAACTGGAAGATAGAAGAAAACAAGTCAAACAGACT GATGATGATGCTGGTGGTGAGTCTGCTGAAGTGACTCTGGAAGAAACGGTGGTAGACTCTGAGGAG GTGCGACAAAGGAGGATCAAGATGTTTACACAAGAG AGAGAGGTGCCCAGAAATCGTGATACCGAAGGCGAAGAAGATCAGGATAACAGTGGAACG GTGATGTTCGATACGACCCTATAA